The DNA window ACGGCCGCGGCGTGGTACACGGTCTTGGCTGCCGGGTCGATCGCCACAGGCCGGGCGCCAATCGCTTCCAGCGCCGGCACGAGCAGCGCCAGCGCTGCCTCGTCGCCCTCGATGCCGCAAAAGGTGCCGGCAAACGCGGCCACCACGGCTGCCGGGTCGGCGAAGCTGCGGATCGGATGCACGCTGGCGAGCCGTGCCCCGCCCTGCCGCGCCGCCTCCAGCGTGCCGGATGCCAGCGCGCCGCTGCAGTGGAACACAGTGGCGCCCTGCAATGGGCGGCTGGCCGCGAGCGCCGCGCAGGCGGGAACGATCTGGTCGTCCGTCACCGCCAGCAAGTAGACGTCAGCCACCGGCAAGGCGGCGACCTCCGCGGCGGGAAACCCGGCGCCAATGAACGCCACGCCCTCCTGCGCCGAGGCGGCCGACCGGGCCAGCACGCCAACGACGTCGAACGTGCCCGCCGCGTGCCACAGGCGCCCGAAGGTGCGGCCCACGTGACCGGCGCCGATGATGGCCAGCGTCGGCATCAGAACCCGGACCCCGGCGTTTCCAGGAACGCCAGTTCTTCCGGCGTGGACGCGCGGCCCAGGATGGCGTTCCGGTGCGGGAAGCGGCCGAACTTGCGGATCACGTCGCGGTGGCGCTTTGCATAATCAAGCATGCTTTCAAAGCCGGTGGACGAGGCCGCCAGCTTGTCGAACAGGATCACCGAGCGGTCCTGCATCGACAGGTTTTCCGCATGCTCGAACGGCATGTATGAAAACGCCCGCTGTACTGCGGGCAGCGTCTGGTTGGCGCCGGAATTGTCGATTGCCAGCGCCGCTTCGAGCGCCAGCGTATCGCCGGCGAACGCCTTCGGCGTGCCGCGGTAGATGTTGCGCGTAAACTGGTCCAGCACGAGGATGCGCGCCAGCGCGCCCTGCGTGCCTTCGTCGTCCCACTGCCGCAGCCCACCCGCCAGCGCATCCTCGACCGCATCGCCGAACTCTGCGAACACGCGGCGATCGAACGCGTCGTCCTTGCGGAACCATTCCGGCCGCTGCATGTTGTGGCCCTTCACGCCGATCGGCAGGAACCAGAAATCCAGTACGTCTTGCGATGTGACGAGCATGCTTGTCCTCGAGTCAGGGCGCCAGGCGCCGGCCAAACAGAAAGTTTCAGGAAAACCGGTGACAGACACCAGTTTTTTTGCAACATATGTTCCGCAAAAACCGGTGTCTGTCACCGGTTTTTTTCACCGGGTCCAGGCGATGGTTCAGTTGCGGGCGTGGGTGAGCTGGAAGCCGTCCACCCCTTCGTAGTGCGCCATCTCGGCGGCCAGCTTGCCGAGCGGGGCACCGCTGTGCTTGCTGTGGGCCAGCGCGACGAAGCGCCATTCCATGCGGCCGCCTTCGAGCGCGATCATCAGC is part of the Pseudoduganella lutea genome and encodes:
- a CDS encoding Rossmann-like and DUF2520 domain-containing protein, with amino-acid sequence MPTLAIIGAGHVGRTFGRLWHAAGTFDVVGVLARSAASAQEGVAFIGAGFPAAEVAALPVADVYLLAVTDDQIVPACAALAASRPLQGATVFHCSGALASGTLEAARQGGARLASVHPIRSFADPAAVVAAFAGTFCGIEGDEAALALLVPALEAIGARPVAIDPAAKTVYHAAAVFASNYLVTVLDAALRAYQAAGIPEDVARELARPLAQESLSNVFRMGPAQALSGPVARGDYATVQRQQAAVSAWDADTGTLYGALVPPTATLAARKVPKTASA
- a CDS encoding DUF924 family protein; protein product: MLVTSQDVLDFWFLPIGVKGHNMQRPEWFRKDDAFDRRVFAEFGDAVEDALAGGLRQWDDEGTQGALARILVLDQFTRNIYRGTPKAFAGDTLALEAALAIDNSGANQTLPAVQRAFSYMPFEHAENLSMQDRSVILFDKLAASSTGFESMLDYAKRHRDVIRKFGRFPHRNAILGRASTPEELAFLETPGSGF